From Trichomycterus rosablanca isolate fTriRos1 chromosome 27, fTriRos1.hap1, whole genome shotgun sequence, a single genomic window includes:
- the cnot9 gene encoding CCR4-NOT transcription complex subunit 9, with protein sequence MLATGAAVSTALAQVDRDKIYQWINELSSPETRENALLELSKKRESVTDLAPMLWHSCGTIAALLQEIVNIYPSINPPTLTAHQSNRVCNALALLQCVASHVETRSAFLAAHIPLFLYPFLHTVSKTRPFEYLRLTSLGVIGALVKTDEQEVINFLLTTEIIPLCLRIMESGSELSKTVATFILQKILLDDTGLAYICQTYERFSHVAMILGKMVLQLSKEPSARLLKHVVRCYLRLSDNSRAREALRQCLPDQLKDTTFALVLKDDTTTKRWLAQLVKNLQEGQVTDPRGIPLPSQ encoded by the exons GCGGTGAGCACGGCGCTGGCTCAGGTGGATCGTGATAAAATCTACCAGTGGATCAATGAGCTTTCGAGTCCAGAAACACGTGAGAATGCCCTGCTCGAGCTTAGTAAGAAGCGTGAGTCTGTTACTGACCTGGCACCCATGCTCTGGCATTCATGTGGCACCATTGCAGCTCTTCTTCAG GAAATAGTAAACATCTACCCCTCTATTAATCCTCCCACACTGACGGCTCATCAGTCCAACAGAGTGTGTAATGCCTTAGCACTACTACAATGTGTGGCATCACATGTAGAGACACG CTCTGCTTTTTTGGCAGCCCACATTCCCCTGTTCCTGTATCCATTTCTTCATACTGTCAGTAAAACTAGACCCTTTGAGTACCTTCGCCTCACCAGCCTTGGAGTCATAG GAGCCCTGGTGAAGACAGACGAGCAGGAGGTGATTAACTTCCTGTTAACGACAGAGATCATCCCGCTGTGTCTGCGCATCATGGAGTCGGGCAGCGAACTCTCTAAAACG GTTGCTACATTCATCTTGCAGAAGATCTTGCTGGATGACACAGGTCTGGCCTACATCTGCCAGACCTACGAGCGGTTCTCTCACGTTGCCATGATCCTG GGAAAGATGGTTCTCCAGCTGTCTAAAGAACCATCAGCTCGACTGTTGAAGCACGTTGTGCGTTGTTATCTGCGACTCTCTGATAACTCCAG AGCACGGGAAGCCCTGCGTCAGTGTCTGCCAGACCAGCTCAAAGACACGACCTTCGCTCTGGTGCTGAAGGATGACACCACCACCAAGCGCTGGCTGGCTCAGCTCGTCAAAAACCTGCAGGAGGGACAGGTCACAGACCCGCGCGGCATCCCTCTGCCGTCAcaatag